A genomic segment from Aegilops tauschii subsp. strangulata cultivar AL8/78 chromosome 1, Aet v6.0, whole genome shotgun sequence encodes:
- the LOC141027234 gene encoding MDIS1-interacting receptor like kinase 2-like — translation MTVVCRRKKHVKNTSKSKSRDILSIWNFDGKIAFEDILSATENFDEKYCIGVGGYGTVFRVELEGGVAFAVKLLHSVEEFSEEETFHAEIEVLTKIRHRCIVKLYGFCAHSQCKFLVYDLIERGNLSSILHEQELAKELDWPNRIAIVTDVAQALSYLHHDCNDPIVHRDIKSSNILLNQDCKAYVLDFGMAKKLKHGCSS, via the coding sequence ATGACGGTTGTTTGTCGGAgaaaaaaacatgtaaaaaatacaAGCAAAAGCAAGTCTAGAGATATACTTTCTATATGGAATTTCGACGGGAAGATCGCATTTGAAGACATACTCAGTGCAACAGAAAATTTCGATGAGAAATATTGCATTGGCGTTGGAGGCTATGGAACTGTCTTCCGAGTCGAGCTTGAAGGCGGGGTTGCCTTTGCCGTCAAGCTCCTGCATTCAGTGGAAGAATTCAGCGAGGAGGAAACATTTCACGCTGAGATTGAAGTGTTGACAAAAATCAGGCACCGGTGCATCGTCAAGCTGTATGGCTTCTGTGCACACTCCCAATGCAAATTCCTCGTGTACGACCTTATCGAGAGGGGAAACTTATCATCCATTTTGCATGAGCAAGAGCTAGCAAAGGAGCTAGACTGGCCCAATAGAATTGCTATTGTGACGGACGTAGCTCAAGCTCTCTCCTACTTGCATCATGATTGCAATGATCCTATTGTACACCGGGACATAAAAAGCAGCAACATACTTTTGAACCAAGATTGTAAAGCTTATGTCTTGGACTTTGGCATGGCAAAGAAGCTGAAGCATGGTTGCTCAAGCTGA